CCTTCGCCTCGACCGGCGAGCCCTGGAACCCCGACCCCTGGCACTGGCTCTTCGAGCGCGTCGGCCAAGGGCGGGTGCCGATCATCAACTACTCCGGCGGGACCGAGATCTCCGGCGGGATCGTCATGGGGAACCCGATCCTGCCCCTCAAAGCGTGCGCCTTCAGCGGCCCGTGCCCCGGCATCGCCGCCGACGTCGTCGACGAGGCCGGCCGCTCGGTCCGCAACGCCGTCGGCGAGCTCGTCATCCGCGCGCCGTGGATCGGCATGACCCGCGGCTTCTGGAAGGACCCCGACCGCTACATCGAGACCTACTGGTCCCGCTTCCCCGACGTCTGGGTGCACGGCGACTTCGCCGCGATCGACGAGGACGGCCTGTGGTACATCCTCGGCCGTTCGGACGACACGATCAAGATCGCCGGCAAGCGCCTCGGCCCGGCCGAGGTCGAGTCCGTCCTCGTCCACCATCCGGCCGTCGTCGAGGCGGCGGCGATCGGCGTGCCGGACGACGTGAAGGGCAGCGCCCTGGTCTGCTTCTGCGTGCTGCTCGCCGGCGTGGAACCGTCCGAAGCCCTCCGCGCCGAACTCCGGGCCGCCGTCGTCGCCGCCATGGGCAAGGCGCTCGCCCCCAAGGCCGTTCTCTTCGCCGCGGACCTCCCCAAGACGCGCAACGCCAAGGTCATGCGCCGCATGGTCCGCAGCGCCCACCTCGGCCTGCCGCCCGGCGACACGTCGTCCCTCGTGAACCCCGACGCCGTCACCGCCATCGCCCACGCGTCGTGATCCCACCCCCAACGCATTGCCCCCCCGCCCCCACCCCCGTATAGTTCCCCCCCATGTCCCGCTCGCCAGCCCGGCTCCGCGTCGGCCTCAACGCGCTCCTCCTCTCGCTGTCCGATGATCACCGCGCCGCCGGCATCCACCGCTACATCGTCGCCCTGTTGGATGCCCTCGGCCGTCGCGGTGACGTCGCCGTCACGGCGTTCACCGCCGACGCGCGGGCCCGTCGCGTCCTGCCGCCCGCCATCGACATCCACCTGGCGCCCGCCTGGACGCGTCGGCGGAGCCTGCGGATCGCCTACGAGCAGCTCGCGCTGCCGCTCGGCCTCCGTCGGCGGCACGTCGACGTGTTTCACAGCGCCGCGTATGCCATGCCCGCACTCGGCGCTCCGCCGGCCGTCGTCACCGTCCACGACCTTTCGTTCGTCCGCGTGCCCGAGACGTTCCCGCGCCGCCAGGCCCGCTACCTGACGGCCGCCACGCGCCACGCCGTGCGCCACGCCCGCGCCCTCATCGCCATCTCGGACTTCACCCGCCGCGAGCTCATCGACGCCCTCGGCGCCGATCCGAGCCGCGTCCACGTCGTCCCCAACGGCGTCGACGCCGCTTTCGCCCCGCCCCGCCCGGCCGAGATCGCCGCCTTCCGCCGGCGGACCGGGCTGCCGGAGCGGTACGTGCTTTCCGTCGGGACGATGCAGCCGCGGAAGAACTACGGCGTGTTGCTGGAGGCGTATGCGCGGCTGCGGGGGGCCGAAGGCGGCGTGGGCGGAGCATCAGCAAGTGGGGTCGACGCTCCGCCCGCCCTCGTCATCGCCGGTGCGCCGGGCTGGGGGAACAGCGACGTTGCCGCCGTCGCCGACCGCCTGGGCATCCGGGGGGACGTCGTGCTGCCCGGCTTCATCGACCAAACGGACCTGCCGCTGCTCTACGCCGCGGCCGACGTCTTCGCCATGCCAAGCCGCTACGAAGGCTTCGGCCTGCCGGCGCTCGAGGCGATGGCCTGCGGCACGCCGGTCATCGTGAGCGATGCCGGCAGCCTGCCCGAGGTCGTCGGGGATGCCGGCCTCACGGTTGGGCCGGACGACGTCGCCGGGTGGTCGGCGGCGCTTCTGGCGCTTCTCACCGACCCAGCGCGGAGAGCGTCGATGTCGGCGCGCGGCCAGGCGCAAGCGGCACGCTTCAACTGGGACCGCACCGCCGAGCTGACCGTCGACGTCTACCGGACAGCCCTCGAACACCCGACCGGGCAGTTTGGTGCCCACCCGCCAAGCATACTCCCCCTCCCCCAGTCTTGGGGGAGGGGGTCGGGGGGAGAGGGCCTTGGGCCGCGGGCTGGGGACCTCCGCAGCCGACCCACCATCGACGGCCGTCAATGACATCCCCCACCCCCGCATCCTCCCCCCGCCCGTGGCTCCGCCGCCGCCTCGTCCTGCCGCTGGCCGACTTCGCCGCCGTCCACCTCGGCTGGTACCTCGCTTACGTCGTCCGCTACCGCTTCGAGGTCGGCGGCGACATCGGTCCGTCCAACCTCCTGCCATGGTCCGTCTACCAGCCATGGGGCATCGTGCTGGCGGCGATGATCGTCGTGCTGTGCGCGCTGGAGGGGCTGTACACCCGCCGCCGCAACACACCGTGGTTCGAGGTCGTCTACGAACAGGCCACGAGCACGATCGTCGGTGTCGCGATCCTCACGATCGTCCTGTACGGCGTCCGCCCGCTCGCCCAGTCCCGCCTCATGCTGCCGTACGCCGCGGTGGCCACGGTGCTCGTGTTGGCGCTCGTGCGCGTCGGCGACGGCGCGTGGCAGCGCTGGCAGCGGCGGCGCGGGATCGGCGTGCAGCGCACGCTGATCGTCGGGGCGGGCGAGGCCGGGCGGGCGGTCATGCGCAACCTGCTGGCCCGGCCCAGCCTCGGCTACGACGTCGTCGGCTTCCTGGACGACCATCCGGACAAGCTGGACAAGGCGATCGGCCGGTGGGCGCCGCTCGGCAGCACGCGCCAGCTCGGGCGGCTGCTGCGCGAGGGCGGCGTCGACCTCGTCATCCTGGCGCTGCCGTGGACGGCCAGGGAGCGGATCGCGCACATGGTGGCGGACTGCGAGGCGCGCGGCGTCGGGGTCCGGATCGTCCCCGACCTGTTCCAGCTAAGCTTGAACCGGGTGGACAGCGACGCGCTGGGCGGCGTGCCGCTCCTGGCCGTCCGCCAACCGGTCATCCAAGGCTGGCGGCTGCGGCTTAAGCGGGCGATCGACGTCGGCTTTTCGCTCGTCTCCCTCACGCTCACGGCGCCCGTGCTGGCCCTGACGGCGCTCGCGATCCGTCTCGAGGGCCCCGGCCCGATCTTCTTCCGCCAGACCCGCGTCGGCCGGCACGGACGCGACTTCACGTTCTTCAAGTTCCGCTCGATGGTCCCGGGCGCCGAGGAAGTGCTGCCGGACCTTCAGGCCCACAACGAAGCCGAGGGTCCGATCTTCAAGATGCGCGCGGACCCACGCGTGACCCGCGTCGGGCGCTGGATCCGCCGGCTGTCCATCGACGAGCTGCCGCAGCTGCTGAACGTCCTGAGGGGCGACATGAGCCTCGTCGGCCCGCGGCCGCCGCTCCCGTCCGAGGTCGCCAGCTACCAGCCGTGGCACCGTCGCCGGCTGGACGTTGCGCCCGGCATGACGGGCTTGTGGCAGGTCAGCGGCCGGAGCAAGCTCACGTTCGACGAGATGGTCATGCTCGACCTCTACTACGCCGAAAACTGGTCGCTCATGCTGGATCTGCGGATCCTGCTGCGCACCGTGCCGACGGTCCTCCTCGGAACCGGGGCGTACTAGTACTCTGTCACTGCGGAATCTCCGGCCTCCTTACTCTGCCGGGCACCCCAGGCACGTCCGGTGGCGGGGCACCGGCGCGTTCCACAATCGCGCGACCCGGCTACAATCCATCGTCCGAAGACCGACGATCCGGAGCGGGGCGACGATGCCGACCTACGAATACGTGTGCGACGCCTGCCAAGCCGAGTTCGAGCGCGTCCAGCGCTTCAGCGAGGACGCGATCCGCGACTGCCCGGTCTGCGGCGCGCCCAAGGCCCGCCGGCGGATCTCGGCCGCCGGCATCGTGTTCAAAGGCAGCGGCTGGTACCTCCACGACAGCAAGCGCTCGTCGGCCGGCAAGCCGGCGGCGTCCAAGGACGGCGGCAAGTCGGGCGATGGCGACGGCAAGCCGGATGGCGGCGCGAAGGGCGACGCTGCGGCAGGCGACGGCGTCGCGAAGGGCGAGAACGCAGCCAAGGGCGACGGGGGCGGCAAGGCCGATGGCTCGTCGTCCGGCGGCTCGGGGCCGTCATCCGGGGACCCGTCGCCGCCGACGGCACCGTCGTCCCCATCCGGTGCCGGGCCGGCGGGATCGTCCGGATCGGCGGGGAGTCCTACATCTGGAACGAGCTCTCCCACGGCACGATCCGCGACGTAAAGTCGGTCACGTGCTCCTCGAGCTTGTCCCGCAGCGTCGCCCAGCCGTCCGAGGCCAGCGCCTGCTTGATCACCTCGGCGTCCTCGGCCACCCAGCCGACGATCACCTGCGGACCCTCGCCGTACATCGTGAACCACGAGTCGACCGGGTGCAGGCCGAAGGCCATCAGGCCCGGGACGAACTCCTTGGCGTGAAAGGCCACGTATGCCTGCTCCTGGCCCCGGATGATGTTCCAGGTCATGAGGAGCTTCGAGAACTGCATGCGCTGCTCCGGGCAGAGGTCGTCGGGACGGTCGATTATAGCCCTCCGGCGGGGCAGGCGGCCATCCCGCCCCTCTATCCTCCGCCCGCCGCGCACGGTTCAACCCGATAACGACGTCCCGTCCGCCCCGGAGAGCGACGCATGATCCCCCCACCCCAACGTCCTCGCCGCACCGTTGCCGGCCCCCCCATGGCCGCCGCCATCGCCGTCGTGCTCGCGCTTTCATCGGCGAGCCCGTCCGCGCCGCCCGCGCGCGCGCAGACCCAGCCGCCGCACTTCGAGGACGTCACGCTCCTCTCCGGCGGCCACCACGTCTTCGCCAAGCTCACCGGCGTCGACGAGAGCACGCCGACCCGATGGGTGGAGGCGGCCCTCCTGCCCCGCCCCGGCGCGTGCACGGCACCGGCGTGCGATCCCGACGCCCCCCGCGCCACGGCCCACGCCGCCACGATCTACGACGGCAGCCTCGAGTTCGCGTTCGTCACGGCCGGCCCGTTCCAGCGCCGCCCGGTACGGCTTTCCCCGGGCGACCGCGTCCGCCTGCGCACGATCGACGTCGGCGCGCCCGCCGAGGCCGTGCCGACCGTCGGCGACCTGACGGTGACCGCCGTCGACGCCGCCGCCGACCGCCTGACGGGCACCGGACCGGCCGGCGCGCGCGTATCGATCACCGCCAACCGGCCGGACGGCGCGTTCTCGTTCACGAGCGCAATTGTTGGCGCGGACGGCACGTGGACGGCCGATCTGGCCCGCAAGCTCGACCTCGTGCCGGGTGCGAGCGGGGCGGTGACGGCCACGGCCGAGGGCGTCGTGACGCAGGCGTCGTGGAGCGTGCCGCGGGCCGTCGTGCGGCTGGGCGACCCGGTGATCGAGGTCAGCGGGCAGTCCGGGGACCGGATGGATGCCGCGCTGAGCTGTCACAGTGCGTGGGCGCAAGCCACCGGCACGGCCATCGCATGGCGCGGCGGCAGGGCGCCGACGAACCTCGTGCTGCGCGTCGACGACGGCGACGGCTGGCCCAGGGTCTTCCCGGTGCGCGCCGGCTGCCGACAGTTGACGTTCGCGCCCCCTGCCCCCGCGTCGCCTCTTGTCGCCCCGCTGCCGGCGTATCTTGCGTTCGACGTCGGTGCCGATGTGCTCCGTTCGCACGGACCGTGGCCGAGCGGACGGTATGCGATCTCGGCCGCCGGTGTCCGGCGCACCTTCGAGGTCCCGGCCGGGGCGTCGGATTGGGAAGTGTCGCTCGCCGGCAGTGTCGACCTGACCTCAACCCTGCCGGTCGACGTCGTCACCGACGACGAGACGGCGCCCATCGCGTGGTCCGTGCGCGCCATGCCGTGGGAGGTCGACGCCGTGGACCCGGCCATCGTACGCGTCCGCGGCCGCGGCACGGCCGGCACCGGCGTCTGGGTGGACGTCGATGCCGACGATGAGGTCGACGGAGCCGGCGTCGTCGCCGCGGACGGCACCTTTGAGATCACCGTCCGCTCGGGCTCCGGCGCGCCGATGCCTCTCCGCGCGCGCACCGTCATTCGCGCCGGCGTCTCGCAGGAGAGCGAGTCGCTGCCCGGCGGCTCGCTCGCCGTCACGACCTTCACCGCCGCCCCCCTCCGTGCCGCCGCCCTCGCGAACCGCGACACCGTCCACGGCACCGCGCTGCCCGGCGCGCGGATCACCGTCCGCGTCGGCGGCGACGGCGACGGCCGCTCCATCGACGTCGCCGCGGGCACCGACGGCGGATGGGAAGCCGACTTCACGGACATCGCCGACCTTGCGCCCGGGCTACCCGTGGCCGTCGAGGCGACCGCCGGCGACGGCTACCGCTCCACGCTCAGCTTCCCGGTCTTCCGCGCCAGCGCCCAGGTCGGCGGCGACCGCGTCGTCGTCGAGGGCCATCCCGGGCTCGCGGCCACCATCGAGGTCGCGCGCGGCGGCGAGATCATCGGCGGCGCGATGTGCACCGTTGGCGATGACGCGGCGCCGTGCATCGCCCGCGTCCGTGCATCCGACCTCGCGATGCCGCTCGCCCTCCGCCCGGACGACGAGGTCGTCGTGCTGCCGAACGAGGGCGCGACGGCGAGCTTGCGGCTCGTCCCGTTCAGCGCCCACGTGGACACGAGCGCCCGGAGCGTCGTCGGCAACTGCCCGCCGAACGGCAGCATGCTCGTCCGCTTCCGCGCCCCCGAAGGATCGCTCGCGCCGTTCGACTCCTCGACGACGGCCGACGGGAACGGCGTCTGCGACTACGAACTCGCCCGCGGGGAGTGGGAGCTCATGCAGCCC
Above is a window of Candidatus Avedoeria danica DNA encoding:
- a CDS encoding glycosyltransferase family 4 protein → MSRSPARLRVGLNALLLSLSDDHRAAGIHRYIVALLDALGRRGDVAVTAFTADARARRVLPPAIDIHLAPAWTRRRSLRIAYEQLALPLGLRRRHVDVFHSAAYAMPALGAPPAVVTVHDLSFVRVPETFPRRQARYLTAATRHAVRHARALIAISDFTRRELIDALGADPSRVHVVPNGVDAAFAPPRPAEIAAFRRRTGLPERYVLSVGTMQPRKNYGVLLEAYARLRGAEGGVGGASASGVDAPPALVIAGAPGWGNSDVAAVADRLGIRGDVVLPGFIDQTDLPLLYAAADVFAMPSRYEGFGLPALEAMACGTPVIVSDAGSLPEVVGDAGLTVGPDDVAGWSAALLALLTDPARRASMSARGQAQAARFNWDRTAELTVDVYRTALEHPTGQFGAHPPSILPLPQSWGRGSGGEGLGPRAGDLRSRPTIDGRQ
- a CDS encoding sugar transferase, with product MTSPTPASSPRPWLRRRLVLPLADFAAVHLGWYLAYVVRYRFEVGGDIGPSNLLPWSVYQPWGIVLAAMIVVLCALEGLYTRRRNTPWFEVVYEQATSTIVGVAILTIVLYGVRPLAQSRLMLPYAAVATVLVLALVRVGDGAWQRWQRRRGIGVQRTLIVGAGEAGRAVMRNLLARPSLGYDVVGFLDDHPDKLDKAIGRWAPLGSTRQLGRLLREGGVDLVILALPWTARERIAHMVADCEARGVGVRIVPDLFQLSLNRVDSDALGGVPLLAVRQPVIQGWRLRLKRAIDVGFSLVSLTLTAPVLALTALAIRLEGPGPIFFRQTRVGRHGRDFTFFKFRSMVPGAEEVLPDLQAHNEAEGPIFKMRADPRVTRVGRWIRRLSIDELPQLLNVLRGDMSLVGPRPPLPSEVASYQPWHRRRLDVAPGMTGLWQVSGRSKLTFDEMVMLDLYYAENWSLMLDLRILLRTVPTVLLGTGAY
- a CDS encoding zinc ribbon domain-containing protein, with amino-acid sequence MPTYEYVCDACQAEFERVQRFSEDAIRDCPVCGAPKARRRISAAGIVFKGSGWYLHDSKRSSAGKPAASKDGGKSGDGDGKPDGGAKGDAAAGDGVAKGENAAKGDGGGKADGSSSGGSGPSSGDPSPPTAPSSPSGAGPAGSSGSAGSPTSGTSSPTARSAT